One Malassezia restricta chromosome III, complete sequence DNA segment encodes these proteins:
- a CDS encoding map microtubule affinity-regulating kinase, whose translation MAAPPERTTTRHKKPLAGEVKQDGASIGSEAKTRSTPRSRHSRSYVAAQQAHAARRDREEWLRTRGAGSNVLLWFEELKKRRSNKVNRFGWTAADVVPPVENILKRTAEPCEVTGMDCLLDWGICDYTIMPKTLGRGRFSTVYLAIKNGQRYAIKHTPLFPHHELVATRLLREPTLLAEIPPHPNLVTVVETIRTPGHFYLVEEYLDGYVTLESLISTYNQDNPSGPHKLPEDVAYKILAQLVMALHAIHTPLRVCHRDVKPENVLVHPDTLQLKLLDFGLATHFSRSHAKLTTCCGSPAFHCPEIVAALSHPLGTVTYWGPEVDAWTCGITLLRCLSGIRYPLGTSHTSPASMGVRAQRVISSLPPSQLRDDVAGLLDLQAEARMRHFDQLAERVEAEAGMPSERQRRELKCTSFVPAPPQHAMVLPLVLTSEALTHAMADMPLGMDLSHFSMITLLNTSLQPSQRVLSFIRYCFRCAGILYHTVGVAYQQDEPGIMRLGTAAPSAFDAVRSCAFQCVVELIQDEEPGMLTQMMQSFFSLFGRQATTEELVKLPQRAIDPDAKHDSEPPSSGPSGKQGPLCMLVCYVVVTFPDSGTDTPKYPEFETPAPEMIAEALQNRFAPIKKETALTRQGTAEEPNLRIDTRVERLPPPQIVKTSPQYRTRSRSRARSLQSRAPRGVHVYVSDARAVPYIRGALSNGGVLRSESLASSTSSRVQSPSARWSGSETPVPDTSLMPATADAMGPHELDTSLDAIEGTCRSLLVRRVMPGRADTDHEHAQRLYMLVSRLYRRLERSLQGTHSDALRIQMSERNFRALDVLGPTLALVGEHDTVPRDAHTNTGSVALAVLELFSACSSAKEMCLGFQEQIERLSLAWRSRDDVPVSDADRDAVTMLARDAPMLVQAVIGQLQRLANVLPAIRTRRPKATVESVLGLVYPTLYRDVLCDALGMIAESDTHEELATQAAIVLCELVLSLRPHAQSMEEPPDLGGMLTDALYELLRFLPRATREAPDVSPRITVWNIVRKTYEQLGVDLGCCALGTPDTNRAALAVPSARHAFVLFVHQLAYESFMSRMRGRSRRRLRIATQKSTTLAEPQRWAPDTAREMLVRLAGVLPGTLMPGLGPLDVPIASRTMMCVHDTLFCECLVLFLDWIEHALPPDVMSDDDITYTVRALALVATYATQAADVRPRSFDVMRRLVRDHSSDDVTLRIVRECMSPTAPVPLRGATVHLLRDIIARRLDKVEHVHGHDALLDDGRLWRVWNDELLVVPSSLPPPPKDGGHATPHLDELAAYLVQHQTYLQECLSLFYFVTVRDAAHNVTGVHDEREYERLYRRFVQPLASWVESWRPHVPEGELSLRLSLLETAISRI comes from the coding sequence ATGGCCGCTCCGCCTGAGCGGACAACGACAAGACACAAAAAGCCTTTAGCAGGTGAAGTCAAACAGGATGGTGCCAGCATTGGTTCCGAGGCGAAGACAAGGTCTACGCCACGATCACGTCACTCGCGCTCGTATGTGGCTGCACAACAGGCCCATGCCGCTAGGCGTGATAGGGAAGAATGGCTTCGTACGCGTGGAGCAGGAAGCAATGTACTGCTTTGGTTTGAAGAGCTGAAAAAGCGACGCTCAAACAAGGTCAACAGATTTGGATGGACGGCGGCGGATGTGGTACCGCCCGTTGAAAATATCCTCAAGCGCACAGCTGAGCCATGTGAAGTCACGGGTATGGATTGCCTCTTAGATTGGGGTATTTGTGACTATACGATCATGCCGAAAACGTTGGGTCGAGGCCGTTTTTCTACCGTATATCTGGCCATCAAGAATGGTCAGCGGTATGCCATCAAACACACGCCGCTGTTTCCCCATCATGAACTGGTAGCCACGCGCTTATTGCGCGAACCTACACTGCTCGCAGAGATTCCACCGCATCCAAACCTTGTGACTGTGGTGGAAACGATTCGTACACCTGGCCACTTTTACCTGGTAGAAGAGTATTTGGACGGCTACGTgacgctcgagtcgctgaTTTCTACCTATAATCAAGACAATCCGTCGGGACCACACAAGCTTCCGGAAGATGTGGCTTACAAAATCTTGGCCCAGCTTGTCATGGCACTGCATGCTATTCACACACCGTTGCGAGTATGCCATCGCGATGTTAAACCAGAAAACGTGTTAGTTCATCCAGATACGCTACAGCTCAAGTTGCTCGACTTTGGCTTAGCGACGCACTTCAGCCGGAGTCATGCCAAATTGACGACGTGTTGTGGCAGTCCGGCCTTTCACTGCCCTGAGATTGTCGCTGCGCTCTCGCATCCATTGGGTACTGTCACCTACTGGGGTCCAGAAGTCGATGCTTGGACGTGTGGTATTACGCTTCTTCGTTGCCTCTCCGGTATTCGATACCCACTTGGCACATCGCATACATCGCCAGCCTCGATGGGCGTTCGTGCACAGCGTGTGATTTCGAGTCTTCCACCGTCGCAGCTTCGGGACGATGTGGCGGGTCTGCTTGACTTGCAGGCTGAAGCACGTATGCGCCACTTTGATCAGCTTGCAGAGCGCGTTGAAGCGGAAGCAGGCATGCCGTCCGAACGCCAACGCCGCGAGCTCAAATGCACGTCATTTGTGCCTGCGCCACCCCAGCATGCTATGGTACTGCCCCTTGTTCTTACGAGCGAGGCTCTGACGCATGCCATGGCTGATATGCCACTGGGTATGGACCTGTCCCATTTTTCCATGATTACGCTTCTTAATACATCACTGCAGCCTAGTCAACGCGTACTGTCATTCATTAGGTACTGCTTCCGATGTGCTGGCATTTTGTATCATACGGTGGGAGTCGCCTACCAACAGGATGAGCCAGGTATTATGCGCTTgggcacggcggcgccatCGGCTTTTGATGCTGTTCGTTCTTGCGCGTTCCAGTGTGTGGTCGAGCTGATTCAGGATGAAGAGCCTGGGATGCTCACACAAATGATGCAGTCCTTTTTTTCCCTATTTGGGCGACAGGCAACGACAGAGGAACTCGTCAAGCTGCCGCAACGTGCGATCGATCCTGATGCGAAGCACGACTCGGAGCCGCCTAGTAGTGGGCCCTCTGGAAAGCAAGGCCCTCTGTGCATGCTTGTGTGCTATGTGGTGGTCACGTTTCCAGATAGCGGTACGGATACACCTAAGTATCCAGAATTTGAGACGCCAGCACCTGAGATGATTGCCGAGGCCCTGCAAAATCGCTTTGCACCCATCAAGAAAGAGACTGCCTTGACGCGTCAAGGCACAGCTGAAGAGCCCAACCTACGTATTGATACACGTGTTGAGCGGCTTCCGCCGCCGCAGATTGTGAAAACCTCACCTCAGTATCGTACTCGCTCGCGATCGCGAGCCCGCAGCCTGCAGAGTCGTGCTCCGCGAGGCGTGCATGTGTATGTTTccgacgcgcgtgccgtaccTTACATCCGAGGTGCGCTCAGCAATGGTGGTGTGCTCAGAAGTGAGTCACTCGCATCGTCGACTTCGAGCCGCGTGCAAAGCCCATCGGCTCGGTGGTCAGGTAGCGAAacgcctgtgcctgacACGTCACTGATGCCGGCCACGGCCGATGCTATGGGGCCCCATGAACTAGATACGTCGCTCGATGCTATTGAAGGCACATGTCGTTCCCTTCTCGTGCGGCGTGTGATGCCTGGACGTGCTGATACAGACCACGAgcatgcacagcgcctgTACATGCTCGTTTCGCGCTTGTACCGCCGTCTAGAGCGCTCTTTACAGGGTAcgcacagcgacgcacTTCGTATCCAAATGTCCGAGCGCAATTTCCGCGCTctggatgtgctgggcCCGACGTTGGCTCTGGTCGGCGAGCATGATACCGTGCCACGCGATGCGCACACGAACACGGGCAGTGTCGCGCTTGCCGTGCTGGAGCTGTTTAGTGCCTGCAGCAGTGCCAAAGAAATGTGTCTCGGATTTCAAGAGCAAATTGAACGCTTGAGTTTGGCGTGGCGCTCCCGCGACGATGTGCCGGTGAGCGATGCGGACCGTGATGCTGTGACCATGCTCGCCCGCGATGCGCccatgctcgtgcaggcggtCATAGgccagctgcagcgactGGCCAATGTGCTCCCTGCTATTCGTACGCGACGGCCCAAGGCGACCGTGGAGTCGGTGCTTGGGCTCGTATACCCGACGCTGTATCGTGATGTGCTGTGTGATGCACTGGGTATGATTGCAGAGAGTGACACGCACGAAGAACTCGCGACGCAAGCGGCGATCGTGTTGTGTGAGCTCGTGCTGAGTTTGCGCCCGCATGCCCAAAGTATGGAAGAGCCGCCCGACTTGGGTGGTATGCTCACGGACGCGTTGTACGAACTGCTCCGCTTCTTGCCTCGAGCGACAAGAGAAGCACCAGATGTGTCGCCACGCATCACAGTGTGGAATATTGTGCGCAAGACCTACGAACAACTAGGCGTCGACCTAGGATGTTGCGCGTTGGGGACGCCCGATACGAATCGAGCagcgctcgccgtgccgagcgcaaGGCATGCGTTTGTGCTGTTCGTGCACCAGCTCGCGTACGAATCGTTCATGTCACGCATGAGGGGACGCTCGCGCCGTCGGTTGCGCATTGCAACGCAGAAGAGCACTACGTTAGCTGAGCCGCAGCGCTGGGCGCCTGATACGGCGCGCGagatgctcgtgcgcctaGCGGGTGTGCTACCCGGCACACTGATGCCAGGGCTGGGGCCGCTGGATGTGCCGATTGCATCTCGCACGATGATGTGCGTCCACGACACCTTGTTTTGTGAGTGTCTTGTTCTCTTTCTCGACTGGATCGAGCACGCACTACCGCCCGACGTGatgagcgacgacgataTCACGTACACCGTTCGTGCACTTGCCTTAGTGGCCACGTACGCCACACAGGCGGCAGATGTGCGGCCAAGGTCGTTTGACGTGATGAGACGTCTTGTGCGTGATCACAGCTCGGACGACGTGACGCTCCGTATCGTACGAGAGTGCATGTCGCCCACGGCACccgtgccgctgcgtgGTGCGACTGTGCATCTCTTGCGTGATATTATTGCACGGCGTCTCGACAAGgtcgagcatgtccatggccacgatgcgctcctcgatGACGGCCGCTTGTGGCGTGTGTGgaacgacgagctgctAGTCGTGCCTTCTTCGctgccaccgccgcctAAGGACGGCGGTCATGCGACGCCGCATTTGGACGAGTTGGCCGCGTACCTTGTGCAGCACCAGACCTATCTGCAGGAATGCCTTTCTCTCTTTTACTTTGTGACggtgcgcgacgccgctcaCAATGTCACGGGCGTGcatgacgagcgcgagtACGAGCGCCTGTACCGTCGATTCGTCCAGCCGCTCGCATCATGGGTCGAGTCCTGGAGACCGCATGTGCCAGAGGGCGAGCTGTCCCTGCGCCTCTCGCTCCTTGAGACAGCCATTTCACGTATATAA